From a region of the Zingiber officinale cultivar Zhangliang chromosome 4B, Zo_v1.1, whole genome shotgun sequence genome:
- the LOC121977427 gene encoding UPF0496 protein 3-like: MRIDFSLFRDCKNQVRRGRRCEVVAPIAASSFDLTEEYASAFRTESYHEFWAQVLDHELEHGAALKMPMSARRGKSVGGFLAENLLSPDQTTVSKILGHLKPGSLRLDTRALLTDYYAGTADASLLFGLLLQEIDRTRRRFRPLKAAVHSLLSGSRPSRDALRAVGDYVSKSGDARFDPFGVSQSKFQSVREGSVSLLDRLESGRKKARAKRQRLRRIRRAAASVCVVVFVASASIVGACVPIHAVVAAAALPGLVSAGVGRGGRSARRLDRGIAQLDAAARGAYILNRDLDTISRLVARLRDEAEHARRLLRLCEWGGGDEEEGGGGRWMTEEVVQQAVRSVGSFSRQLDELEEHLYLCFMTINKARKLVMQEILFAN, from the exons ATGCGCATAGATTTCAGCTTATTTCGAGACTGTAAAAATCAAGTTCGAAGAG GAAGAAGATGTGAAGTTGTTGCACCGATCGCGGCTTCGAGCTTCGACCTCACCGAGGAGTATGCGAGCGCCTTCCGCACCGAGTCGTACCACGAGTTCTGGGCGCAGGTGTTGGACCACGAGTTGGAACACGGCGCCGCCCTGAAGATGCCGATGTCGGCGAGGAGAGGAAAGAGCGTCGGTGGCTTCCTCGCTGAGAACCTCCTCAGCCCCGACCAGACTACCGTCTCCAAAATCCTCGGCCACCTCAAGCCGGGCTCCCTCCGGCTGGATACGCGCGCCCTCCTCACCGATTACTACGCAGGGACAGCCGACGCCTCTCTCCTCTTCGGCCTCCTCTTGCAGGAAATCGACCGAACGCGCCGCCGCTTCCGCCCGCTCAAGGCCGCGGTGCACTCCCTCCTCTCCGGGAGCCGCCCTTCTCGCGACGCCCTCCGAGCCGTCGGTGATTACGTGAGCAAATCCGGCGACGCCCGCTTCGATCCTTTCGGCGTGTCTCAGAGCAAGTTCCAGTCGGTTCGGGAGGGGTCCGTCAGCCTGCTCGACCGGCTCGAGTCCGGCCGGAAGAAGGCGCGAGCGAAGCGGCAGCGTCTCCGCCGGATCAGGCGCGCGGCGGCTTCCGTTTGCGTGGTCGTGTTCGTAGCGTCGGCGTCGATTGTCGGCGCCTGCGTGCCTATCCACGCCGTCGTGGCCGCGGCGGCGCTGCCAGGGCTGGTATCGGCCGGAGTGGGTCGAGGTGGCAGGTCGGCTCGGCGGCTAGACCGTGGGATCGCGCAGTTGGATGCGGCGGCTCGGGGGGCGTACATACTGAACCGGGATTTGGACACGATAAGCCGGTTGGTGGCGCGGTTGCGCGACGAAGCAGAGCACGCGAGGAGGCTGCTGCGGCTGTGCGAGTGGGGCGGCGGCGACGAGGAGGAAGGCGGCGGAGGGAGGTGGATGACGGAGGAGGTGGTGCAGCAGGCGGTGAGAAGCGTGGGGAGCTTTAGCCGACAGCTGGACGAGCTGGAAGAGCACTTGTATCTCTGTTTCATGACCATCAACAAGGCCAGGAAATTAGTTATGCAAGAAATTTTGTttgctaattaa